The nucleotide sequence TCCTTTAAGGGATCGAAAATGTCGGCATAGTTGGGCAGCAAGGCGAACAACGGATTATCCCCCACTTCTTCCAGGGCGATTTTGGCGGTGGCGAAGTCGGTATTTCCGCCGCCCTGGTGGGTACCCGACCACAGGTACACATCGCCCTTGAGCGTCAGCGTGGCGGCGCGGTTCCAGTACACGCGCTTGTTGTTGGCGGGGTTGGAAGGCGTAGCGTAGGAAACCGTAGAACCGATCAGCGCCAGCGACGAGTCGATGTCGGCCTTAATTTGCTGCATGATCAGTTCGGGGGTAGCACGCTCCTTGTACAGCGACGACAAATCACCAATTTCTTTGAGCGGCTCCGTCGTGAGGGGTACCCCGCCCCAGGTTCGCAGCATGTTGTAGTACACGTAGGCGCGGAGACCGAACATTTCGCCCCGGTAACGGTCGCGGGTGGCGGCGTCGAGGGGTGCCTTGGGAAATAGGGTAATCACTGTATTCACCCGATTGAGCAAGCCGTAAAATCCACCCCAGTTGCTCAACGGGGCGTTGGCCTCGCTGAAATCCTGCGCCCAGAATTGCCGGAAGGTACCGTCCTCGGATTCGGTAAAGATGCCGTTGGCCCAGATTTCCGAGCGCATTTCACCCAGCAAGAAGAGGGTACCCTGGTATCCGCGCAGACTGGCGTACACGCCATTGTACAAGGCGTAGGCCGACGAAGCATCCGCCAGAATTACATTAGGATCGAGGCTCGTTTCGGGCCGTACCTCAGTCAACTTGTCCTTGCAAGCCGCTAATCCCATAAGCAGAGCAGTAGCGAAGAAGATGATATTTTTGATTGGTTTCATTTTGATTTTTTTGGAAAAGGGGAGAATGGTGAAAAGGAGCGTTTTTCTTCGGTTAAAAGAAAGCTGACTCAACAAAAAATCGAAGAAAAAGCATTATCAACTATCCATTACAAAGTAGCGCTGACCCCCAGGGTCATCGTCCGGGGCAGGGGGTACTTGCCATTGTCGTAGCCGCCTACCTCGGGGAAGGTGCCCGAGTACCTGGTGATATACAGCAGATTGGAACCCGACATATACACTTTTAACCCCTTGATGCGATTTTTCAGGATGGAGCTCAGGGCCTTGCCCGGTACTTCGTAGCTGAGCGTCACTTCGCGCATCATCAGGTAATCGCCCTTCTCCCAGAAATTGGCCGCCGGACTCCCCGAACCCGCCCCGGTTTCGTAGTTGCGGCCGTAGTTGGCCCAGATATAACGGGGAAGGTCGGCGTCAGGATTCTCCGGCGTCCAGGTGTTTTTCACGTCTATGGGACTATTCTGCGAACCTTGCACCTGGCTCAGGCCCCGCATCCGAATTTGGTTCATCACCATATGCCCCAGGGCGTAGTCGAATTGCCCGAAGAGCGAGAAGCCTTTCCAGCCCAGCGCCGTGGAGCCCCCCCCACGAAGGTGGGGGTACTGCGGCCCACGTACACAAAATCGCGGGTGTCCAGCGTGTCGTTGGCGTCCAGGTCGCGCCAGCGGGCATCGCCCAGCTGCTTGATGCGCTTGTTGGTGGTGGGCAGGAAGAGGTTGGCCAGGTTGGCACGCGCGTCCAGGTCGCCCTGCGTTTTGTACACCCCATCAAAAATCGGGGCGTAGATTTCGTCGGTGCCCACGCGGTAGCCTTCCTGCAGCCCACCTACCCACTGGTAGGAATTGGTGGCGGGATCAAAAACACGAACAGCACCTTGCCGGTTGCGTTCCAGGCCGTTGTCGAGAAGTTTTTTGGCAAACGTCCTGACGTGCGAGAAGTTGGCCGAAACGTCCAGGCTCAGTCCGTTTTCGTCCTGCGGGCGCAGCACATTCCCGCGCAATTCCAGCTCGAAGCCCCGGTTTTGCAGGGTGGCAAGGTTGGTCTGGTACGAGCTGAAACCCGTCCAGCCAGGGATGGCGATGCTCTGCAATTTGTCGTACACATCGCGCACGAAATAATCGGCGATGAGCGTCAGGCGGTTGCGCAGCAGACCCACATCCACGCCGAAGTTCAGGGTCGTGGTTTTCTCCCAGTTCAGGCGCGGATTCACGAAGTTGGTTTGTCCATAGGCTCCGATGCCATTGTACAATCCCAGGTTGTTGTACTGCTGCACGGTGCCGAAGTCGCCCGATGCCAGCGTGCCGTTCTGGCCCCAGCTTAGGCGCGTCTTGATGGTGGAAACGAAGTCGCTGATCGTGGAATTGCGGAAGAAATCCTCGTTATGGAGATTCCAGCCGAACGAAAGGCCGGGGAACAGTGTGTAGCGGGCGTCCGGATTGGTAAGTTGAGAGGTACCGTCGTAACGCAGATTGAGATTGACGAGGTACCTATTGTCGTAGTTATAGTTCACCCGGCCAATGGCTGAGGCGAAGCGGTTCCAGGAATCCACGCCCGACGAAGCCCGGGTTTCGATGTAAATGGCATTCGTCAAGTAGGGCAGCTCGTCCGACGCGCTGCCGATACCCGAACCGGATTGGTTGAACGATTTGAAATTGAAATATTCCCCCCCGGCCAGCACATCAAAGGCATGTTTGCCAACATTGCGGGTGTACTGCAGGAAGCCATTGTAAGAATACTGTCCGGCCCGGTTGTTGGCAAAGCTGGAGGCCCGCGCCGCGTTCACGGCCCCGAAGGTACCGTTCTGGTAGAGTTTGTTAAAATTCTCGGCGTTGGTGTACCGTAGGAAGCCCGAACCCGAGGCCAGTACCTTGAGGTGCTCGGTGAGGGAATAGGTCAGATTGATTGCGCCGGAAAAGCGCTGTTCCTGGGTGTTGCGGATAAACTTACCGTTCAGGTACTGCGGATTGCCCAGGCTGCCGCCGTCCACGCCGGGCAGAATCTCACCCGTAAGATCATCGGTCAAGCGGACGGTGGGGGCGATACCCGCAAAGCGCTGAATGATTCCCTCGTCGCCCGCAAGGTAGGACGGGTGACCGTTAGTGCTATACGCGGCGAGGTTCGTGGTGATTTTGAGATTTTTGCCTACGTTCAGTCCGCCATTGAAGTTCATATTAAAGCGCCTCAGGTCCGAACCGATCAGAATGCCCACATCCTTGATTCCGCCGAGCCCCAGGGCGAAAGTACCCTGCTCGTTGCCGCCGGAAAAGTTGACGTAATGCTCCTGCAAATTGCTTTGTTGCAAAATCAGGTCTTCCAACGCGCGCTGCGAGGTAGCACGGTACAGCAGGCTATCGGTCTGATTTGGGTTGAAGGGATTCTGATCCACCAGCAGATTCCACATCGGATCGCCGATGAGTTGCCGGTTGGCGTTGGTTACGCTCTGGGTGGAATACAGCCCATTGGAACGGGTGAAACTGGAATTGGCCGCAAATCCCCACGAACCGTTGAGTTGGTTGCGGGTGTTGTTCATCTCGCTGGTATTGTTGTCGGCCTGGGCCAGCAGGAAGCGGTTTTTTAGCCCGATGCGGTTCCAGCGGATGTAGTCCTCGGCGCTCAAATATTGCAGTCCGTTGCGACGCACGTAGTTTGTGGCGTTGCGGTAAGTATAGGTCACCTGCGTACGCCCCTGCTTGCCCTTTTTAGTCGTCACCAGTACCACACCATTGCCCGCCCGCGCGCCGTAAATGGCCAGCGATGCGGCGTCTTTCAGTACATCCATCGACTCGATATCGGAAGGATTGATGCCGTACAGGCTGGGGACGATCACTCCGTCCACAACGAAGAGCGGCGAGCCCGTGCCGTTGAAGTTGGTGCCTCCGCGCAGGATCACCGTGGGGGTGGCCCCCGGCTGCCAGGTGTTCTGTTGCACCCGTACGCCAGCGGCGGTACCCTGGAGCAGCGTGGCGGCGTTGGTACGCGGTACCGATTTCATGACCTGCTCGTTGACGCTTGAAACCGAACCTGTCACGTCGCGGCGGCTCTGCTCACCGTAGCCGATCACGATCACCTCGTCGAGCAATTGGTTGTCTGGCAGCAAGTTCACGGTCAGGACACTTTGGTTGCCCACCGCGATTTCCTGCGACTGGTAGCCCACGTAGCTGAATACCAATGTGGGGGCAGTTGGGGCGGTCAGGGTGAATTTTCCCTCGACGTCGGTGGTGGTACCCTGAGTGGTACCTTTTACTACCACGCTCACGCCGGGGAGTGGTTCACCATCGGCCATCACCGTCCCCTGGACGCTGTTTTGAGCCAAGGCAGCCGACATAGCCAGCGTGAAGGCAATAAGTAGGACATAATGCCTCTTTTTAATACTTGTGATAATAGATTTATACATAAGCTAGCTGGGTTTGATTATTATGTATGATTTGACAAAGGTATTAAATTATACATAATAACAAAAAATACCGTATTTATTTTATTTTTAGGCTTCAAACTTTGCTTATTCTAATTACATAGCCTTTCTTTGCATTTTCAATTTGTATTAGATATTATTTAATAAAGAAATATGAACTACTCGAATATCCAAGGTGACCTGTTGGAGTCAGACAGTCAGTCGCTGGTGGATAAGGCCGAAAACAGCATTCTGGATTTATTCAGCGCGCAACAGTACAAAGTGGGGGATGTAATTCCGAAGGAGATGGAACTGGCCGCCCAGCTGGGAGTGAGCCGGACGGTGGTACGCGAGGCAGTGTCGCGGCTGCGGATGCGGGGCCTGCTGGAAACGCGCCGCAAGCGCGGCACGGTCATCACGAATCCCGATGTGATGGGGTTGCTGGAGAAAAATCTCTACCCCGGCATCCTGGATGACGCCACGCTGCGCAATATTTTTGAACTGCGGATGGTGCTGGAAATCGGCATGGGCGACCTGATATTCGAACGGGTCACCCAGAACGATATCGACGAACTCTACGCCATTGTCGAAAACGAACCGGCCAATGCTGAAGAAACTCTGTTCGATGTGAATCAGGAAGTAAAATTCCACGGGAAGCTGTACCAGATCACGGGCAACGAAACCCTGGAACGCTTCCAGCAGATGCTCCTGCCCGTGTTTGAATATGTCCATGAGAGCGCCATCCTGCGGCGGCCCATCACCAACAAACGCTTCGTATCGCACCGGGGCCTGGTGGACGTGATCCAGCACGGCTCGCCCGAAACCTTCCGCAATGCCATGCGGAATCACTTTGAGAACCATTTCCAACGAATATTCAAGTAAACCCCGGATTTCGAATGCTGGAGTCCGGAGATGTACGATGTCCGGCATTCGATCTTGAAAACCAATTTTCCATGTTCCGATCCCAAAATTTACCAGCTATCCTGTCGCTGAGCCTTTGCCTGGCGGCCTGTAACAAAAACATGCAGTCGCCCCGTACCATGGGCACCGGCTCCGGTGACGGCGAAGGCATTAGCGAAACTACTGTCTACGAGAACGGCCAGGACGGCTACCAGTGCTACCGCATTCCGGCTATCGTGAAAGCCCCCAACGGTGACCTGCTGGCCTTTGCCGAGGCCCGGCGCAACAATTGCGGCGACTTCGGTGATGTGGATCTGGTACTTAAGCGTAGCACCGATCATGGCAAAAGCTGGGGCAAGCTCGAACGGGCCGTCGACTTTGGGGATAACCAGGCGGGCAACCCCGCTCCCGTCTTCGACCTCACCGACCCGGCTTTTCCAAAGGGCCGGCTTTTTTTGTTTTACAATACCGGAACGGCCCACGAAGCGGACGTCCGCAAGGGCCAGGCCGTGCGGGAGGTGTGGTACCGCACCAGCACAGACAACGGTCAGAGTTGGAGCGACGCCGTGAACATCACGTTACAGACCTCGCGCCCCAATGCCCCAGCCACCAATCCGGCTTATACTTTTAAAGAAGACTGGCGCTCTTACGCCAACACGCCCGGTCACGCGCTGCAAATCCGGAACGGCCGGTACAAAGGGCGGATCTTCTTGGCCGCCAACCACTCCGCCGGCCCCCGCAGGAGCATTTCCGCGACTACGTAGCTCACGCTTTTTACTCCGACGATCATGGCAAAACCTTCAAGCTCAGCCCCAATCTCGACTATGCAGGCGGCAATGAAGCCACCGCCGCCGAAACTTCCGACGGCAGCTTACTTTTCAACTTCCGTAACCAATCGGGTGATGCAAAGTACCGCTTGCAGGGCTTCACCAAGAATGCGGGCGAAAGCTGGGACGAGGTACGCGTGATGAAAGACCTGCCCGACCCGGTTTGTCAGGGTAGCCTCATCAGCTTTACGCCTAAAAAAGGCCAGCACGTCCTCCTTTTTTCCAACGCCAATAGCCAGACCAAGCGAGAGAACCTCACCGTCCGCACCAGCACAGACGACGGCCAAACCTGGTCGGCGGGGAAAGTCATTTACTCCGGCGCGGCGGGCTATTCTGATCTGGTGATCCAAAAGGATGGCGACATCGGCGTCCTCTACGAAAAGGATGGCTACAAGCGGATTAGCTACGCACAGTTTGGCTATAAATGGCTATGGGATTAAATGATAAATGGTGAGTTATGAATGCTATTAAGCCCCCTACCCCTGTCATTGAAAACTACGCCGTCCAGTACCGCGACGCGCTGCTCAACGATGTGCTGCCTTTTTGGATGAAACACTCCCCTGATTGGGAATGCGGCGGGTACCTTACCTGCCTGGATCGGGAAGGGAAGGTGTTCGATACCGATAAATTCATCTGGTTGCAGGCGCGGCAGGTTTGGACGTTTGCCATGTTGTACAACCGTTGGGAAGCGCGGGCCGACTGGCTCGAGATGGCTGAGTTGGGAGCCGGTTTCCTTTTGAAGCACGGTCGTGCCGCCGATGGCAGCTGGTACTTTTCGACCACCCGCTCGGGGCAGCCGCTAGTGCAGCCCTATAATATTTTCTCCGACTGCTTCGCCACGATGGCCTTCGGACAACTGTCGCGGGCTACGCAAAACCCGGAACATTCCGATTTGGCCAAAGGCACCTTCGATCAGATTCTGGCTCGCCGCCACAATCCCAAGGGCGCATGGAGCAAGGCAGTCCCGGGCACCCGCCCGCTGAAAAACTTCGCCCTGCCGATGATTCTGTGTAACCTATCGCTGGAAATCGAGCATTTGCTGGATAAATCTCTGGTAGAGGGAACCATCGCCGAATGCCTGTACGAAGTCATGGAGGTTTTCTACAACCCTGAGTCGGGATTGATTCTGGAAAACGTCACGCCCGAAGGACAGCTTTCGGATAGTTTCGAAGGGAGGTTGATCAACCCCGGCCACGCCATCGAAGCCATGTGGTTCGTGATGGAACTGGCCGTAAGGCGGAATGATCCAGCCCTGATCGAACGGGCCGTGAAAATCACCCTCGACACGCTGGAATACGGTTGGGATTGGAAATTCGGCGGCATCTACTATTTCCTCGACCGCAAAGGCGCCCCACTGCAGCAGTTGGAATGGAACCATAAACTTTGGTGGGTGCATCTGGAAACTCTCGTGGCCCTGTTGAAAGGGTATCAGCTTACCGGAAACCAGGATTGCTGGCAGTGGTTCGAGAAAGTTCACGGTTACACCTGGGCGCATTTTGCCGATCCTGAAAAGGGAGAATGGTATGGCTATCTAGACCGCCGGGGGGAGGTGCTGCTGCCGCTCAAAGGCGGCAAGTGGAAAGGCTGCTTTCATGTGCCCCGGGGACTATACCAATGCTGGCATACTTTGGCTATGTTGCAACCATAATTTTATACTCTTTACAAATCATCCTTATTCATGTGGACAAGGCCATTTTTCCAGCATCGGAATGGTCTGAGATTATCGGTTTTAAACATAATCCATAGTTATGTTAACACTACCTGAGAGGCGCTTTAATTTACTTTATTAATTGCGACACTGCAGTGGGGGATTATTTAAGTAACTATTGAGCTGGTGGCACTTGCAGATGTAAGCATCTTTGTGAGGGTTCTCCGGAATTGAAACGATATTGCGCAAAAAAATAAAAGTGTACTATATTTTGATAGGGTTTGGAGTTAGTGTTCAGTGGGAGCGAGCACGGCATTTTGCTCCAATTGAAGATTTTCCAAAGCGGGATAGTTGACCGCATGGACCACTTTATTCCCCTGTACCCGAAACGATGGCCAACCTGCCCATCAGCCCAGGTATTTAAAATATGCCCCAACAGCTTGCCCTCCAAATTTTTGATGCGCCAGACAGCCACAGTTGACAGGTGGGGGTGCCCGGTCCCCAGGCCAATGTTAATGATTATTTAACGGATTGCTCGCTGAGTAATCGCTTAAATTACGGGTCACAAGCTTTTGAACCGCTATCCCATGATCCAAAAGATATCCCTATCCATCCTGCTTCTGCTCGGAGTTGCCAGTTGCCGGACCGCCCGCCCAAGTGCCGCCAGCCCGTCGCAGGACAAGCCGGTCACCCGAATTGCCTTCGGCTCGTGCAGTGACCAGAAACGCCCGCAACCGCTCTGGGACGACATTGTCGCCCAGCAGCCCGACGTCTGGATCTGGCTCGGTGACAATATCTATGGCGACTCGGAATCGATGGATACGCTGAAAGCCAAGTACGACCTTCAGAAATCAAACCCGGGGTATGCGCAATTACGGAAATCCGCCTCCATAATCGGCGTCTGGGATGATCACGACTATGGCGTAAACGACGGCGGCAGGGAATACCCGATGAGAAGGCAAAGCCAGCAGCTGATGCTGGACTTTTTGGACGTGCCCAGAGCCAGCCCGCTGAGGAGCCGGGAAGGTGGGTATTCGAGCTGGACCTATGGTCCACTGGGACAGAAAGTAAAGGTTATCCTGCTCGACGGACGTTACTTTCGGGATCCGCTTAAAAAAGTAAATAAAGTGAATGCCCCTGATCCGAATGGAGATATCCTGGGCGAGGCACAATGGCAGTGGCTGGAAGCGGAGCTGACGGGCTCCGATGCGGATTTGCACATCATCGGCTGCGGAATCCAGTTTCTTTCCGAGGAGCATCCGTACGAGAAGTGGGCCAATTTCCCGACTGCAAGAAAACGGCTGCTAACCCTTTTGGGTAAAACCAAACCGAAGGGCGCAATACTCATCAGCGGCGACAGGCACATGGCCGAAATTTCGAAAACGTCCGTTGCCGGGCTGGACTACGAACTGTATGACATTACCAGCAGCGGATTGACC is from Salmonirosea aquatica and encodes:
- a CDS encoding sialidase family protein; the protein is MFRSQNLPAILSLSLCLAACNKNMQSPRTMGTGSGDGEGISETTVYENGQDGYQCYRIPAIVKAPNGDLLAFAEARRNNCGDFGDVDLVLKRSTDHGKSWGKLERAVDFGDNQAGNPAPVFDLTDPAFPKGRLFLFYNTGTAHEADVRKGQAVREVWYRTSTDNGQSWSDAVNITLQTSRPNAPATNPAYTFKEDWRSYANTPGHALQIRNGRYKGRIFLAANHSAGPRRSISATT
- a CDS encoding SusC/RagA family TonB-linked outer membrane protein; protein product: MYKSIITSIKKRHYVLLIAFTLAMSAALAQNSVQGTVMADGEPLPGVSVVVKGTTQGTTTDVEGKFTLTAPTAPTLVFSYVGYQSQEIAVGNQSVLTVNLLPDNQLLDEVIVIGYGEQSRRDVTGSVSSVNEQVMKSVPRTNAATLLQGTAAGVRVQQNTWQPGATPTVILRGGTNFNGTGSPLFVVDGVIVPSLYGINPSDIESMDVLKDAASLAIYGARAGNGVVLVTTKKGKQGRTQVTYTYRNATNYVRRNGLQYLSAEDYIRWNRIGLKNRFLLAQADNNTSEMNNTRNQLNGSWGFAANSSFTRSNGLYSTQSVTNANRQLIGDPMWNLLVDQNPFNPNQTDSLLYRATSQRALEDLILQQSNLQEHYVNFSGGNEQGTFALGLGGIKDVGILIGSDLRRFNMNFNGGLNVGKNLKITTNLAAYSTNGHPSYLAGDEGIIQRFAGIAPTVRLTDDLTGEILPGVDGGSLGNPQYLNGKFIRNTQEQRFSGAINLTYSLTEHLKVLASGSGFLRYTNAENFNKLYQNGTFGAVNAARASSFANNRAGQYSYNGFLQYTRNVGKHAFDVLAGGEYFNFKSFNQSGSGIGSASDELPYLTNAIYIETRASSGVDSWNRFASAIGRVNYNYDNRYLVNLNLRYDGTSQLTNPDARYTLFPGLSFGWNLHNEDFFRNSTISDFVSTIKTRLSWGQNGTLASGDFGTVQQYNNLGLYNGIGAYGQTNFVNPRLNWEKTTTLNFGVDVGLLRNRLTLIADYFVRDVYDKLQSIAIPGWTGFSSYQTNLATLQNRGFELELRGNVLRPQDENGLSLDVSANFSHVRTFAKKLLDNGLERNRQGAVRVFDPATNSYQWVGGLQEGYRVGTDEIYAPIFDGVYKTQGDLDARANLANLFLPTTNKRIKQLGDARWRDLDANDTLDTRDFVYVGRSTPTFVGGAPRRWAGKASRSSGNSTTPWGIW
- a CDS encoding alkaline phosphatase D family protein, with amino-acid sequence MIQKISLSILLLLGVASCRTARPSAASPSQDKPVTRIAFGSCSDQKRPQPLWDDIVAQQPDVWIWLGDNIYGDSESMDTLKAKYDLQKSNPGYAQLRKSASIIGVWDDHDYGVNDGGREYPMRRQSQQLMLDFLDVPRASPLRSREGGYSSWTYGPLGQKVKVILLDGRYFRDPLKKVNKVNAPDPNGDILGEAQWQWLEAELTGSDADLHIIGCGIQFLSEEHPYEKWANFPTARKRLLTLLGKTKPKGAILISGDRHMAEISKTSVAGLDYELYDITSSGLTHVSKPHEEPNRYRAGTMVTALNYGLILIDWSKKPAQVSVQINGDNRATYLEQAVSFSR
- a CDS encoding RagB/SusD family nutrient uptake outer membrane protein, translated to MKPIKNIIFFATALLMGLAACKDKLTEVRPETSLDPNVILADASSAYALYNGVYASLRGYQGTLFLLGEMRSEIWANGIFTESEDGTFRQFWAQDFSEANAPLSNWGGFYGLLNRVNTVITLFPKAPLDAATRDRYRGEMFGLRAYVYYNMLRTWGGVPLTTEPLKEIGDLSSLYKERATPELIMQQIKADIDSSLALIGSTVSYATPSNPANNKRVYWNRAATLTLKGDVYLWSGTHQGGGNTDFATAKIALEEVGDNPLFALLPNYADIFDPLKENGNKEIIFALNYEKDQANLSSYGNFLVNTTQRSTLIFNPENPVSVVSAYPYVGGANRVGLSPALITQLTSSTPSDSRVAATFRTLHNNSAPYALRGVILTKFLGRADPISSSQIYDTDFPIYRYADVLLLLAEAKAKLGESPKAEIDAIRKRAYGPDFKPFTMASITENLNAILDEYQREFIGEGRYWWAERRAGDAYVYNRIDPKYLMPAQAYKLLLPISVSMLNSDPKLKQTPGY
- a CDS encoding AGE family epimerase/isomerase, with protein sequence MNAIKPPTPVIENYAVQYRDALLNDVLPFWMKHSPDWECGGYLTCLDREGKVFDTDKFIWLQARQVWTFAMLYNRWEARADWLEMAELGAGFLLKHGRAADGSWYFSTTRSGQPLVQPYNIFSDCFATMAFGQLSRATQNPEHSDLAKGTFDQILARRHNPKGAWSKAVPGTRPLKNFALPMILCNLSLEIEHLLDKSLVEGTIAECLYEVMEVFYNPESGLILENVTPEGQLSDSFEGRLINPGHAIEAMWFVMELAVRRNDPALIERAVKITLDTLEYGWDWKFGGIYYFLDRKGAPLQQLEWNHKLWWVHLETLVALLKGYQLTGNQDCWQWFEKVHGYTWAHFADPEKGEWYGYLDRRGEVLLPLKGGKWKGCFHVPRGLYQCWHTLAMLQP
- a CDS encoding FadR/GntR family transcriptional regulator, giving the protein MNYSNIQGDLLESDSQSLVDKAENSILDLFSAQQYKVGDVIPKEMELAAQLGVSRTVVREAVSRLRMRGLLETRRKRGTVITNPDVMGLLEKNLYPGILDDATLRNIFELRMVLEIGMGDLIFERVTQNDIDELYAIVENEPANAEETLFDVNQEVKFHGKLYQITGNETLERFQQMLLPVFEYVHESAILRRPITNKRFVSHRGLVDVIQHGSPETFRNAMRNHFENHFQRIFK